A DNA window from Dunckerocampus dactyliophorus isolate RoL2022-P2 chromosome 17, RoL_Ddac_1.1, whole genome shotgun sequence contains the following coding sequences:
- the ier5l gene encoding immediate early response gene 5-like protein, which yields MINTAECAVDAQSLISISLMKIHNSRTQRGGIKLHKNLLVSYVLRNARQLYIKEKYAEIYRMQQYEEVMTVCNEIQELDPLDVDDADNEEQTRAACCGEEAAQHGRAASALSGKEPEPSYYRSCCMDVSVVPHGEQIPANNCNQTTVLDLDTHVVTTVENGYLHQDCRCCDAPQAGQGAQSPGKKRKVDAGACGLCDAEEASEFSASRKRPKRDEYSYCNPDYTDTSNISNLISIFGSGFSGLLSRQADFEQICSKQALASLGAWTRAIVAF from the coding sequence ATGATCAACACCGCGGAATGCGCCGTGGACGCGCAAAGCTTGATCTCCATCTCACTCATGAAGATCCACAACTCCAGGACGCAGAGAGGAGGCATCAAGCTGCACAAGAACCTTCTGGTCTCCTACGTGCTGAGGAACGCCAGACAGCTTTACATCAAGGAGAAGTACGCGGAGATCTACCGGATGCAGCAGTACGAGGAGGTGATGACGGTCTGCAACGAGATCCAGGAGCTGGACCCGCTGGACGTGGACGACGCCGACAACGAGGAGCAGACGCGGGCTGCTTGCTGCGGCGAAGAGGCGGCGCAGCACGGACGGGCGGCGAGCGCTCTCTCCGGTAAAGAACCGGAGCCCTCCTACTACAGAAGCTGCTGCATGGACGTCTCCGTTGTGCCGCACGGTGAGCAGATCCCCGCCAACAACTGCAACCAAACCACCGTGCTGGACCTGGACACGCATGTGGTGACGACGGTGGAGAACGGATACCTCCACCAGGACTGCCGCTGCTGTGACGCGCCCCAGGCCGGCCAGGGCGCGCAGTCGCCGGGCAAGAAGCGGAAGGTTGACGCCGGTGCTTGTGGTTTGTGCGATGCCGAGGAAGCGTCCGAGTTTTCCGCCTCACGCAAACGGCCGAAGCGTGACGAATACTCCTACTGCAACCCGGACTACACGGACACCTCCAACATCTCCAATCTGATCTCCATCTTCGGCTCGGGGTTTTCAGGACtgctgagcaggcaggcggacTTCGAGCAGATCTGCAGCAAACAAGCACTGGCCAGCCTGGGAGCATGGACCCGGGCCATCGTGGCCTTTtga